One Nostoc sp. UHCC 0302 DNA window includes the following coding sequences:
- a CDS encoding gamma-glutamylcyclotransferase: protein MAESKIKFSEGVRVFVYGTLKPGEANYKRYCADKIVDVKRAFAAGKLFGLPMGYPAMTLGDAQVHGYLLSFTNPEILNELDALEDYQPTRAISENLYHRQIIEIYDSQGLSLGWAWVYLMTSERVYQLKGVLQLDGWWSGCGLTPKFSYEL, encoded by the coding sequence ATGGCTGAATCAAAAATAAAATTTTCTGAAGGAGTGCGAGTTTTTGTCTACGGCACTCTTAAACCAGGTGAGGCTAATTATAAAAGATATTGTGCTGACAAGATAGTAGATGTTAAAAGAGCTTTTGCAGCAGGTAAACTGTTTGGTTTGCCGATGGGCTACCCAGCAATGACGCTAGGGGATGCCCAAGTTCACGGCTATTTACTCTCTTTCACCAACCCAGAAATTTTAAATGAGCTAGATGCGTTGGAAGATTACCAGCCTACTAGAGCAATTTCAGAAAATCTGTACCATCGGCAAATTATCGAAATTTACGATTCACAGGGGCTATCTCTGGGTTGGGCTTGGGTTTATTTAATGACATCAGAGCGAGTTTACCAATTAAAGGGTGTACTCCAACTTGATGGTTGGTGGAGTGGCTGCGGTTTAACGCCAAAGTTCAGTTATGAACTATGA
- a CDS encoding zf-HC2 domain-containing protein, whose translation MTTDSQFYDLSSSQLPSNLSDGMAKHTNESTGFMDMVKRDRFELLSAYLDGEVTAAERRQVEEWLAKDASVQCLYARLLKLRKGLRTLPVPTPQQPPEVTAQQVFVRLRRRSRLGWMVGGASIAACVIGAVSGLLPDGQSRVPQLAQKPQIQSTQTNSAYIAPASPLMVGLNNPVIEIPKAAVAPPENPFNHIQPPQHDAKQEIN comes from the coding sequence ATGACTACTGATTCTCAGTTTTATGACCTTTCATCCTCGCAACTTCCTAGCAATTTGTCAGATGGAATGGCTAAGCATACCAATGAATCAACGGGTTTTATGGATATGGTGAAGCGCGATCGCTTCGAGTTACTAAGTGCATACCTCGATGGTGAGGTTACAGCCGCCGAACGCAGGCAAGTAGAAGAATGGCTAGCAAAAGATGCCTCAGTTCAATGCTTGTATGCCAGACTATTAAAGCTACGGAAAGGACTGCGGACTCTCCCAGTGCCAACACCCCAACAGCCGCCAGAAGTAACAGCCCAGCAAGTATTCGTCCGGTTACGCCGCCGTTCCCGGTTAGGGTGGATGGTTGGAGGCGCGTCTATTGCTGCTTGTGTTATCGGCGCAGTGTCTGGCTTGCTCCCAGATGGACAATCAAGAGTGCCGCAACTAGCACAAAAGCCACAAATACAATCAACACAAACGAACTCAGCCTATATCGCCCCAGCGTCTCCGCTGATGGTGGGTTTAAATAACCCAGTTATCGAAATTCCTAAAGCAGCTGTAGCACCTCCTGAAAATCCATTCAATCACATACAGCCACCACAGCACGACGCCAAACAGGAGATTAATTAA
- a CDS encoding sigma-70 family RNA polymerase sigma factor, with protein MSQSITVSWSTVDARCPEASMPVDKLSNHDLILRCQAGLRPDRAAFAELLHRYQSQVDRVLYHLAPDWADRADLAQEVWIRVYRNINRLQEPAKFRGWLSRIATNLFYDELRKRKRVVSPLSLDAPRSVDDGEMDWEIAGDTPGPEEELTTREFYEQLREAIADLPEVFRTTIVLREIEGMAYEEIAEITGVSLGTVKSRIARARSRLQAQLQNYLDT; from the coding sequence ATGAGTCAGTCGATTACTGTATCCTGGTCAACGGTTGATGCAAGGTGTCCAGAAGCATCAATGCCAGTTGACAAACTCTCAAATCACGATTTAATTTTGCGCTGTCAAGCAGGGCTGCGTCCAGATCGTGCTGCGTTTGCCGAACTGTTACACCGCTATCAGTCTCAAGTCGATAGAGTCTTATACCACTTGGCTCCAGATTGGGCTGACAGAGCTGATTTGGCTCAAGAAGTTTGGATTCGAGTTTATCGGAATATCAACCGATTACAAGAGCCAGCTAAATTCCGGGGCTGGTTAAGCCGCATTGCGACTAACTTGTTTTACGACGAGTTGCGGAAACGCAAGCGAGTTGTCAGTCCTTTATCGCTAGATGCCCCCCGCTCTGTAGACGACGGTGAAATGGATTGGGAAATTGCTGGAGATACCCCAGGGCCAGAGGAAGAACTTACAACTAGAGAATTTTACGAGCAATTGCGAGAAGCGATCGCGGATTTACCAGAGGTGTTTCGCACTACTATTGTCCTCAGAGAAATCGAAGGGATGGCATATGAAGAAATTGCCGAAATCACTGGAGTTTCTTTAGGAACTGTGAAGTCGAGAATAGCCAGAGCGAGATCCAGATTGCAAGCTCAGTTGCAAAATTATCTAGATACCTAA
- a CDS encoding L,D-transpeptidase, which translates to MAMGKNESVGRMVMLLCFGTAILSLAVHWRITVAQGYVEEPASASLPQNLTKPNSQQSRLDGSYRKLSEAGLGEIALGAGIPTRSPKSSAIKPHTKSETISKNVASVTDQPSKRLLVAPGQKDNSTVDKWPKFLFAQASSPQTSSNVKTQVVVDLSDRRAYVYAKDEVIASYPLAIGKKGWETPTGNFQVRRMQHHPIWRHPITGKIFDAGTDSPLGDRWIGFWTDGRNEIGFHGTPDTELIGTAVSHGCLRMRNPDVRLLYEQVSLGTPVVVRN; encoded by the coding sequence ATGGCAATGGGAAAAAATGAATCTGTAGGTCGTATGGTAATGTTGCTCTGTTTTGGCACAGCAATTTTATCTTTGGCTGTGCATTGGCGCATTACCGTAGCACAAGGTTATGTAGAGGAGCCTGCATCTGCTTCGTTGCCGCAAAACTTAACTAAACCTAACTCTCAGCAAAGCCGCCTAGACGGCAGCTACAGAAAACTTTCAGAAGCTGGTTTAGGAGAAATTGCACTGGGTGCTGGTATACCTACTCGCTCACCAAAATCCTCTGCCATTAAACCTCATACTAAGTCGGAAACAATTAGCAAAAATGTAGCTAGTGTAACTGACCAACCAAGCAAGAGGCTGCTGGTAGCACCAGGACAAAAAGACAATTCAACTGTGGACAAATGGCCAAAGTTTTTATTTGCCCAAGCTTCATCCCCACAAACATCATCTAATGTTAAGACACAAGTGGTTGTTGATTTAAGCGATCGCCGTGCTTATGTCTACGCTAAAGATGAGGTGATAGCCAGCTATCCACTGGCTATAGGTAAGAAAGGTTGGGAAACGCCTACAGGTAACTTCCAGGTGAGGCGGATGCAACATCATCCTATTTGGCGTCACCCAATTACTGGCAAAATATTCGATGCAGGTACTGATAGCCCTTTAGGAGATAGATGGATTGGCTTTTGGACAGATGGACGCAATGAAATTGGCTTTCACGGCACACCAGATACTGAGTTGATCGGAACGGCTGTGTCACACGGCTGTCTGAGAATGCGTAATCCTGATGTTCGCTTGTTGTACGAGCAGGTAAGTTTAGGGACACCAGTCGTAGTGCGTAATTAA
- a CDS encoding late competence development ComFB family protein, which translates to MSIEKIVDQALEDGYLTPAMEAEVGRICDNASELSIEEYMALDRLMGALLTGEVVAVPRKQFINVMEELVLTEAIARVAEIEATSESSLDVGDIAAYALNRLPPLYATTEEGANYQRQRAKAELQELISQQLGEAISRYLDRPNFFPERQALGKSSGNEVVSQVSALLRAYAPNFEQKSQP; encoded by the coding sequence ATGAGTATCGAAAAAATTGTAGACCAAGCTCTCGAGGATGGTTATCTGACACCAGCAATGGAAGCAGAAGTCGGGCGAATCTGTGATAATGCTTCAGAACTCTCAATCGAAGAGTACATGGCACTGGATCGGCTGATGGGCGCATTGTTGACTGGTGAGGTAGTGGCGGTACCACGCAAACAATTCATTAATGTTATGGAAGAGCTGGTACTGACAGAAGCGATCGCACGAGTAGCAGAAATTGAAGCTACCAGCGAAAGCTCCTTAGACGTTGGCGATATTGCTGCCTACGCCCTCAACCGTCTGCCACCCTTGTACGCTACCACAGAAGAAGGCGCTAACTACCAGCGCCAACGTGCTAAGGCAGAACTCCAAGAATTAATTTCTCAACAATTAGGTGAGGCGATCAGCCGTTACTTAGATCGACCCAATTTCTTCCCAGAACGGCAGGCCTTGGGCAAAAGCAGTGGAAATGAAGTTGTTAGCCAAGTTAGTGCTTTACTCAGAGCATACGCACCTAACTTTGAGCAAAAATCACAACCTTAA
- a CDS encoding M23 family metallopeptidase, producing MITEDYASNCNNKLLGSSVKHSTADRRTINCLIGMFVAFPVALALPVDALQVQVTPTNPKLGDTLSVEINLDNPANSRNPTVASGQKTYPTFAIAPNKYRAFVPTTPLEKAGTRKFRISGNGQVQNLAVKVGDRKFPVQRINLPPGKAGVQATEYELKRVAALKALQTPQKYWNGLFIKPNAGRVSTIYGVRRYYNGKFATDYYHRGVDYAGAAGSPVTAPAAGRVALVGKVSQGFRVHGNVVGIDHGQGVTSIFMHLSRINVTEGDLVKPGQLIGAVGSTGASTGPHLHWGLYVNGQSVDPTPWRTKVVN from the coding sequence ATGATTACCGAGGATTACGCTAGTAATTGCAACAATAAGTTGCTCGGTTCTAGTGTCAAACATTCCACAGCCGATCGCCGCACAATAAATTGTTTAATAGGAATGTTTGTTGCTTTCCCTGTCGCCTTAGCCTTACCTGTAGACGCTTTGCAAGTACAGGTAACTCCGACTAACCCTAAATTAGGGGATACTCTGTCGGTAGAAATTAATTTAGATAATCCGGCGAATAGTCGCAATCCCACAGTGGCGAGTGGTCAGAAAACATACCCAACATTTGCAATTGCACCCAATAAGTACCGGGCTTTTGTGCCTACAACTCCACTGGAAAAAGCGGGAACTAGAAAATTTAGGATTTCGGGGAATGGCCAAGTACAAAACTTAGCCGTAAAAGTAGGCGATCGCAAATTTCCTGTACAACGTATTAATTTACCACCAGGAAAAGCTGGGGTGCAGGCTACAGAATATGAACTTAAGCGCGTAGCAGCTTTGAAAGCACTACAAACACCACAAAAGTATTGGAATGGTTTATTCATCAAGCCAAATGCTGGACGAGTGAGTACAATCTATGGTGTACGTCGCTACTATAATGGTAAATTTGCAACAGACTACTATCATCGTGGCGTAGACTACGCTGGTGCTGCCGGTTCACCCGTAACTGCCCCAGCCGCTGGACGAGTCGCTTTGGTAGGTAAGGTATCCCAAGGGTTTCGGGTTCATGGTAATGTAGTTGGCATTGACCACGGTCAAGGGGTAACCAGTATTTTCATGCACCTAAGTCGGATTAATGTTACAGAAGGTGATTTGGTGAAACCTGGTCAACTCATTGGTGCAGTAGGTTCAACAGGTGCTTCTACAGGGCCGCATTTACACTGGGGTCTATATGTCAACGGACAATCTGTTGATCCAACACCTTGGCGAACTAAGGTCGTAAATTAG
- a CDS encoding AEC family transporter, producing MIETLFHAYTPLLIWIGLGLLISRLVPDNFLKLLGQALYWVGVPLQLLVLGRQTDLSTGGLIPGVVIGILVLSLVLALLIWWGWQWLISLKVQPEQQNLDLPVNGSFSSFISIPDRDLSKSASTTVDGITHLPTPDVLDSNEKDYNSLLRASLGSFILATILGNTGFVGLTLTQVLTSSENTNWAVLFTVTNNVVGTYGIAVLIASYFGRSQTQNHWWMQLRDLVTVPSLWAFFFGLNTQFVELPAVVESGLEQAVWVVIAFALLLVGLRLGTLKGWKNLEIASIASLLKVFIVPGLVGLGATYLGVTGEQRLVLVLMSGTPTGLSVLILAEVYDLDRNLLASSIALTFVGLFLTLPLWLAWFG from the coding sequence ATGATTGAAACCCTATTCCATGCCTACACCCCTCTGTTAATCTGGATAGGCTTAGGACTTCTTATATCTCGGCTGGTTCCAGATAATTTTCTGAAGCTACTAGGTCAAGCGCTTTACTGGGTTGGAGTTCCACTGCAACTTTTGGTACTGGGGCGTCAGACTGACTTGTCTACTGGTGGACTAATACCTGGGGTAGTAATAGGAATCTTAGTGCTGAGTCTAGTTTTAGCCCTGTTAATCTGGTGGGGATGGCAATGGTTAATAAGTCTAAAAGTACAGCCAGAACAACAGAACCTAGATTTGCCAGTCAATGGCTCATTTTCCAGTTTTATTTCAATCCCTGATAGGGATTTATCCAAATCAGCTTCCACCACTGTAGATGGAATCACACATTTACCTACACCTGATGTGTTGGACTCCAATGAAAAGGACTATAACTCTCTGCTGCGGGCAAGCTTAGGCAGCTTTATTCTGGCTACAATTTTAGGCAATACAGGCTTTGTCGGATTGACACTCACACAAGTGCTGACCAGCTCCGAAAATACTAACTGGGCAGTATTATTCACCGTTACCAACAATGTTGTTGGTACATACGGTATTGCTGTCTTAATCGCGAGCTATTTTGGCAGAAGTCAAACTCAGAACCACTGGTGGATGCAGTTGCGGGATTTAGTAACTGTCCCCAGCTTGTGGGCATTTTTCTTTGGCTTGAATACCCAATTTGTAGAATTACCAGCAGTCGTCGAGTCAGGATTAGAACAAGCAGTTTGGGTTGTCATTGCCTTTGCCTTGCTGCTGGTAGGTTTGCGACTAGGAACCCTCAAAGGATGGAAAAATCTAGAAATTGCCTCAATAGCTAGCCTGTTAAAAGTTTTTATTGTGCCTGGATTGGTGGGATTAGGTGCTACCTATTTAGGCGTAACTGGTGAACAGCGTCTAGTACTTGTGCTGATGTCTGGAACACCCACAGGGCTTTCGGTACTAATTTTGGCAGAAGTATATGACCTGGATCGCAACTTATTGGCTAGCAGTATCGCTTTGACTTTTGTGGGGTTGTTTCTGACACTCCCCCTCTGGCTTGCCTGGTTTGGATAA
- a CDS encoding DevA family ABC transporter ATP-binding protein, whose translation MTSEPVISIKNLDHYFGHGQLRKQVLFDINLEINAGEIILMTGPSGSGKTTLLTLVGGLRSAQFGSLRVLERELCGASAEQLVQARRYNGYIFQAHNLHCSLTAVQNVKMSLELHQHIGLDQMQIRSAQMLEQVGLGKHLYYYPDQLSGGQKQRVAIARALVSYPQIILADEPTAALDSQSGRDVVNLIQKLAKEQGCTILMVTHDNRILDIGDRIVHMEDGKLVQEGSRQLGSGDW comes from the coding sequence ATGACTAGCGAACCCGTTATCTCTATTAAAAATCTTGACCACTACTTCGGTCACGGTCAACTTCGCAAACAAGTTCTCTTTGATATCAACTTAGAGATTAATGCTGGTGAAATTATTCTGATGACAGGGCCTTCTGGTTCTGGTAAAACTACACTTCTCACCTTAGTGGGTGGCTTGCGTTCTGCCCAGTTTGGCAGTTTGCGGGTCTTGGAGCGAGAACTTTGTGGTGCTAGTGCAGAACAATTAGTGCAGGCACGGCGCTATAACGGTTATATTTTTCAGGCACACAATTTGCATTGTAGTTTGACGGCAGTCCAAAACGTCAAAATGAGCTTAGAGTTGCATCAGCACATTGGGTTAGATCAAATGCAAATCCGTTCAGCCCAAATGCTAGAGCAGGTAGGATTAGGAAAACATCTTTACTACTACCCTGATCAACTGTCCGGGGGGCAAAAACAACGAGTAGCGATCGCCCGCGCCTTGGTCAGTTATCCTCAGATTATCTTAGCAGACGAACCCACTGCCGCCCTTGATAGTCAATCGGGTCGAGATGTGGTCAATCTTATCCAAAAACTTGCTAAAGAACAAGGTTGTACCATCTTGATGGTTACCCATGATAACCGCATTTTAGACATTGGCGATCGCATTGTTCACATGGAAGATGGCAAGCTAGTGCAAGAAGGCAGCAGACAACTGGGGTCTGGGGACTGGTGA
- the devC gene encoding ABC transporter permease DevC: protein MQLLHQLRRRTPLGWLQLSHEKSRLLVALSGIAFADILMFMQLGFQMALYDSNTRLHRSLQADVVLMSPQARNLQGMSTFSRRRLYQAMDIPGVKSAEAMYFNYITWKNPQTRRETGVLVIGFNPDKPAFDLPDVNQQLQAIKLPDTVLFDRSARGDYQKAIAQIDQGKILTTEIEGRTINISGLFKVGASFGADGSLITSDQNFLRLFPRRPSGSISLGLIQLKPGYDPKKVAAELKAYLRNDVRVLTHAEFIEFENNFWRTNSPIGFIFSLGVSMGFVVGVIIVYQVLSTDVNAHVKEYATFKAMGYRNYYLLGVVFEEAVILAVLGFMPGVAVSLWLYQLTRCATNLPMYMTATRGLQVLVLTIIMCTVSGAIATRKLQAADPADMF, encoded by the coding sequence ATGCAATTACTCCATCAACTACGACGGCGAACACCTCTAGGATGGCTGCAACTGAGTCATGAAAAAAGTCGGCTGTTGGTAGCATTGTCAGGTATTGCCTTTGCTGACATTCTCATGTTTATGCAGCTTGGCTTTCAGATGGCGCTGTATGACAGTAACACAAGACTACATCGCAGTTTGCAAGCAGATGTAGTTTTAATGAGTCCTCAAGCTCGTAATCTGCAAGGTATGTCTACGTTTTCTCGCCGACGACTCTACCAAGCAATGGATATACCAGGGGTGAAGTCGGCAGAAGCGATGTATTTTAACTACATCACATGGAAAAATCCTCAAACCCGACGCGAGACAGGGGTTTTAGTTATCGGCTTTAATCCAGATAAACCAGCCTTTGATTTACCCGATGTTAACCAGCAATTGCAGGCAATCAAGCTGCCGGATACAGTCCTGTTCGACCGTAGTGCTAGAGGAGATTATCAAAAAGCGATCGCCCAAATTGATCAAGGTAAAATTCTGACAACGGAAATAGAAGGGCGCACCATTAACATTAGTGGTTTATTTAAAGTTGGGGCTTCCTTTGGCGCTGATGGTAGCCTAATCACTAGTGATCAAAACTTTTTACGGCTATTTCCTAGGCGACCATCAGGCAGTATTAGTCTAGGGTTGATTCAGCTAAAACCAGGCTATGACCCAAAAAAAGTAGCAGCAGAATTGAAAGCTTACCTAAGAAATGACGTCAGAGTACTAACCCACGCAGAATTTATCGAATTTGAGAACAACTTCTGGAGAACAAATTCCCCAATCGGATTTATTTTTAGCCTAGGTGTATCAATGGGATTTGTGGTGGGGGTGATTATCGTTTATCAAGTCCTCTCCACTGATGTCAATGCCCATGTTAAAGAATATGCCACATTCAAAGCAATGGGATATCGCAATTACTATCTACTAGGTGTGGTATTTGAAGAGGCAGTAATTTTAGCAGTGCTAGGCTTCATGCCGGGAGTGGCAGTCTCTTTATGGCTTTATCAGCTAACTCGCTGCGCTACAAATTTGCCGATGTATATGACAGCAACTCGCGGGCTGCAAGTATTAGTGCTGACTATTATCATGTGTACAGTTTCTGGGGCGATCGCTACCCGCAAACTCCAAGCTGCTGACCCCGCAGATATGTTTTAA
- a CDS encoding ABC exporter membrane fusion protein: MRNSKLGYKLSPKSILRPSIFLGIIAFLFVSGIVFYTVKRWRTSANQEVQAPTKLPEIKTVTALGRIEPQGTVIKLSATASTEGSRVEQLLVREGDTVKAGQVIAILDNRDRLQAALKETQEEVKVAQANLNRTQAGAKRGEIAAQQAEIARLEAERQGDINTQVATIARLQATVRNAEAEDQRYQALYQQGAISASQRDSKRLNLETAQKSLQEAQAQLNRTQSTSQQQIKEATATLDRIAEVRGVDVKATQAEVNRALAAMNLAKANLKQAYVRSPQDGRIFEIHTRPGELVSNDGIADIGQTSQMYVIAEVYESDIRKVQPGQQVRIVGDFLSIELQGKVDRIGLQVRRQNLINTDPISNIDNRVVEVYIQLDNASSHKAANFTNMQVRAVIEL, from the coding sequence GTGCGAAACTCAAAGCTAGGGTACAAATTGTCCCCTAAGTCTATTCTGCGTCCATCTATTTTTCTAGGTATAATCGCATTTTTATTCGTAAGCGGAATAGTTTTTTATACAGTAAAACGTTGGCGAACTTCTGCGAATCAAGAAGTACAAGCACCGACAAAATTGCCAGAGATAAAAACTGTAACAGCTCTAGGACGGATCGAACCACAGGGAACAGTAATTAAACTCTCTGCTACCGCATCTACAGAAGGAAGTCGGGTAGAACAGTTGCTGGTGAGAGAGGGGGATACAGTCAAGGCAGGACAAGTGATTGCCATTTTGGACAATCGCGATCGCTTGCAAGCAGCATTAAAAGAGACCCAAGAAGAAGTCAAAGTCGCGCAGGCAAACCTAAACCGCACACAAGCAGGTGCTAAACGCGGTGAAATTGCCGCACAACAAGCAGAAATTGCCCGCTTAGAAGCTGAACGCCAAGGTGATATTAATACCCAAGTAGCGACAATTGCCCGATTGCAAGCTACTGTACGTAATGCCGAAGCAGAAGACCAACGCTATCAGGCACTTTATCAACAAGGAGCAATTTCCGCTTCCCAACGGGATAGCAAACGGTTAAACCTAGAAACAGCCCAAAAAAGTCTGCAAGAGGCACAAGCACAGTTAAATCGTACTCAATCAACCAGCCAGCAACAAATTAAAGAAGCCACAGCAACACTAGATCGGATTGCTGAGGTGCGAGGAGTGGATGTGAAAGCTACCCAAGCAGAAGTCAATCGTGCCTTAGCAGCAATGAATCTGGCCAAAGCAAATTTAAAACAAGCTTATGTGCGATCGCCCCAAGATGGGCGGATATTCGAGATTCACACCCGTCCTGGGGAATTGGTATCAAATGATGGCATCGCTGATATCGGACAAACCAGCCAGATGTATGTCATAGCCGAAGTCTATGAAAGCGATATCCGCAAAGTACAACCAGGACAGCAAGTCCGAATAGTTGGTGATTTCTTATCTATTGAATTGCAGGGAAAAGTGGATCGCATAGGTTTACAAGTGCGACGGCAGAATTTAATCAACACTGATCCTATTAGCAATATTGACAACAGAGTAGTAGAAGTCTATATCCAACTAGATAATGCCTCCAGCCACAAAGCTGCCAACTTTACCAATATGCAAGTTAGAGCAGTAATTGAACTTTGA
- a CDS encoding DevA family ABC transporter ATP-binding protein has translation MTSEPVICIKNLDHYFGHGQLRKQVLFDINLEINAGEIIIMTGPSGSGKTTLLTLVGGLRSAQSGSLQILGQELCGASARQLTHARRSNGYIFQAHNLHGSLTALQNVRMGLELHKNISPSEMKTRSAQMLGEVGLENRLNYYPDDLSGGQKQRVAIARALVSHPKIVLADEPTAALDSKSGRDVVNLMQKLAKEQGCTILLVTHDNRILDIADRIVHMEDGKLVNNDAVVSAV, from the coding sequence ATGACTAGCGAACCTGTTATCTGTATTAAAAATCTTGACCACTACTTTGGTCATGGTCAACTTCGCAAACAAGTTCTCTTTGATATCAACTTAGAGATTAATGCTGGTGAAATTATTATTATGACTGGGCCTTCTGGTTCTGGTAAAACTACGCTTCTCACCTTAGTAGGCGGCTTGCGTTCAGCTCAATCTGGCAGTTTGCAGATATTAGGACAAGAACTTTGTGGCGCTAGTGCAAGACAACTCACCCACGCGCGACGCAGTAACGGTTATATTTTCCAAGCGCATAACCTGCACGGTAGTCTGACAGCGCTTCAAAACGTCAGAATGGGTTTGGAACTACATAAAAATATTTCGCCTTCAGAAATGAAAACTCGTTCAGCTCAAATGTTAGGGGAAGTAGGGTTAGAGAATCGCCTCAATTACTATCCGGATGATTTATCTGGGGGACAAAAACAACGGGTAGCGATCGCTCGTGCGTTAGTCAGTCATCCTAAAATTGTTTTAGCGGATGAACCAACTGCTGCCCTTGATAGTAAATCTGGCCGGGATGTAGTTAACCTCATGCAAAAATTGGCTAAAGAACAAGGTTGTACAATTCTTCTAGTTACTCATGATAACCGGATTCTAGATATTGCCGATCGCATTGTCCACATGGAAGATGGCAAGCTAGTGAATAATGATGCTGTTGTCTCAGCAGTTTAG
- the devC gene encoding ABC transporter permease DevC, with amino-acid sequence MMRLLQELRRRTPLGWLQLSHETGRLLVALSGIAFADVLMFMQLGFQNALFDSNTRLHGSMQGDIMLLSPQARNLANMSTFPRRRLYQAMDIPGVKTAEPMYLNFIDWKNPQTRKDTAVLVMGFDPDKQLFDLPEVNRNLDVIKLPDTVLFDSASRGDYTEAIAQIEKGKPVTTEIERRTITISGLFKVGASFIADGSLITSDQNFLRLFPRQQASSVSLGLIQLQPGSDPQQVAKTLKSYLGNDVRVLTHEEFIAFEKDYWQKNTAIGFIFSLGVTMGFLVGVIIVYQVLSTDVNAHMKEYATFKAMGYNNFYLLGVVFEEAVILAVLGFIPGAIVPLGLYHLTRNATNLPVYMTVARAITVLILTMIMCMISGAIATRKLQSADPADMF; translated from the coding sequence ATTATGCGATTACTCCAGGAACTGCGGCGACGAACACCTCTAGGATGGCTGCAACTGAGCCATGAGACAGGGCGTCTTTTGGTAGCATTGTCAGGTATTGCCTTTGCCGATGTTCTGATGTTTATGCAGTTAGGGTTCCAAAATGCCCTGTTTGACAGCAACACTAGGCTACATGGCAGTATGCAGGGAGACATCATGTTACTTAGCCCCCAGGCGCGTAACTTAGCAAATATGTCTACTTTTCCTCGGCGGCGACTTTACCAGGCAATGGATATACCAGGGGTAAAGACAGCAGAGCCAATGTATCTCAACTTTATCGATTGGAAGAATCCCCAAACACGCAAGGATACAGCAGTACTAGTTATGGGGTTTGATCCTGATAAGCAACTCTTTGACTTACCAGAGGTAAACCGCAACTTGGACGTTATTAAGCTACCAGATACCGTCTTGTTCGATAGTGCTTCTAGAGGAGATTATACAGAAGCGATCGCCCAAATCGAAAAGGGTAAACCCGTTACAACCGAAATAGAACGGCGCACAATTACCATTAGTGGTTTATTTAAAGTTGGGGCTTCTTTTATCGCTGATGGTAGCCTTATTACCAGCGACCAGAACTTTTTGCGGCTATTTCCCAGACAACAAGCAAGCAGTGTGAGTTTGGGTTTGATTCAGTTACAACCAGGTTCTGACCCACAGCAAGTAGCAAAAACCTTAAAATCCTACTTAGGTAATGATGTCAGAGTTCTCACCCACGAAGAATTTATCGCCTTTGAAAAAGATTATTGGCAGAAAAACACTGCGATCGGATTTATTTTCAGCTTGGGTGTAACGATGGGATTTCTGGTAGGGGTGATTATCGTTTATCAAGTTCTTTCTACAGATGTGAATGCTCACATGAAAGAATACGCCACCTTCAAAGCTATGGGGTATAACAATTTTTACTTATTAGGTGTAGTCTTTGAAGAAGCGGTAATTCTGGCAGTGCTGGGCTTTATTCCAGGAGCGATTGTACCCTTGGGACTCTACCATTTGACTCGTAATGCCACCAATTTGCCAGTATATATGACTGTAGCGCGAGCCATAACAGTACTGATACTAACTATGATTATGTGTATGATTTCAGGAGCGATCGCTACCCGCAAACTTCAATCTGCTGACCCCGCAGATATGTTTTAA